In Streptomyces sp. NBC_00704, a genomic segment contains:
- a CDS encoding relaxase/mobilization nuclease: MIPRLHERTHTPHGPLAEALGRPVSPHEGLTEYTIVAHCPGLDYFTLDDEQRIWTSVQWAEHLEDPYLEHPFAASPDDDRRAILHLDIRLHPDDRELTGPEWAEIAHRLARAADIEIPGKERGCRWIAVQAQPGRLDLIANLISLDGAWHAPPADILRRLADEARRIEQDLRLIPVRSVPTARPALRPAPTASAQLASVLTQLADEQVGPLATVRGLIEHTAHRVARQPGAAGTDTAHRLELIARRLHAIQQDLDTTAAHLVQHRVAAAPPAARYTAHRSP, translated from the coding sequence GTGATTCCCCGCCTGCACGAGCGGACCCACACGCCGCACGGCCCGCTCGCCGAGGCGCTGGGGCGGCCGGTCTCGCCTCACGAGGGCCTAACGGAATACACGATCGTCGCCCACTGTCCGGGCCTGGATTACTTCACCCTGGACGACGAGCAGAGGATCTGGACGTCCGTCCAGTGGGCCGAGCACCTCGAAGACCCGTATCTGGAGCATCCGTTCGCCGCCAGCCCGGACGACGACCGGCGGGCGATCCTCCACCTTGACATCCGGCTTCACCCGGACGACCGGGAGCTGACCGGCCCCGAGTGGGCTGAAATCGCTCACCGGCTCGCGCGGGCCGCCGACATCGAGATTCCCGGCAAGGAGCGCGGCTGCCGGTGGATTGCCGTTCAGGCGCAGCCCGGACGCCTCGATTTGATCGCCAATCTGATCAGCCTCGACGGCGCGTGGCACGCACCGCCCGCCGACATCCTGCGGCGCCTTGCGGACGAGGCGCGCCGCATCGAGCAGGACCTCCGCCTGATTCCCGTGCGCTCCGTCCCCACAGCGCGGCCCGCCCTCCGGCCGGCGCCCACGGCATCGGCCCAGCTCGCGAGCGTCCTCACGCAGCTCGCCGACGAGCAAGTCGGTCCGCTGGCCACGGTCCGCGGACTCATCGAGCACACCGCGCACCGAGTCGCACGCCAGCCCGGCGCCGCCGGCACCGACACGGCGCACCGCCTGGAGCTGATCGCCCGCCGCCTCCACGCCATCCAGCAGGACCTGGACACCACCGCGGCCCACCTGGTCCAGCACCGGGTCGCCGCCGCACCACCCGCCGCCCGGTACACCGCCCACCGATCGCCGTAG